In the Clostridium sporogenes genome, one interval contains:
- a CDS encoding amino acid ABC transporter substrate-binding protein, whose protein sequence is MNIKKFKKLFLTMSLVVTLGVALTACGQNNKETKENTIKIGTSGQYYPFTFIDKDSKKVQGFEIDIWEEISKRTGYKPEFMVSDWTGIMGMLDTGKIDTVANQITVTEQKKEKYYFSKPYVYSGVQLATKKGNNNIKSLKDLEGKTVATQVGTNYSKSIEDYNNKNKGEDVKTKQYNSFSGMFQDVDLGRVDALIEDSLACLINIKKSGLNLQLAGEPIEEMENAYPFVKKEENKDKIEKVNKALDDMKEDGTLKKISIKWFGENVTEKSKK, encoded by the coding sequence ATGAATATAAAAAAGTTTAAAAAATTGTTTTTAACCATGTCATTAGTTGTAACTTTAGGAGTGGCATTAACAGCATGTGGTCAAAATAATAAAGAAACAAAGGAAAATACAATAAAAATAGGAACATCAGGACAATATTATCCTTTTACTTTCATAGATAAAGATAGTAAAAAAGTTCAAGGTTTTGAAATTGATATTTGGGAAGAGATCAGTAAAAGAACAGGTTATAAGCCAGAATTTATGGTATCAGATTGGACAGGTATTATGGGAATGTTAGATACAGGCAAAATAGATACTGTAGCTAATCAAATAACTGTTACAGAGCAGAAAAAAGAAAAATATTATTTTTCAAAACCATATGTTTATTCAGGAGTTCAGTTAGCTACAAAAAAAGGAAATAACAATATAAAATCTTTAAAGGATTTAGAAGGTAAAACTGTAGCTACTCAAGTAGGAACTAATTATTCTAAGTCTATAGAAGATTATAATAATAAAAACAAAGGGGAAGACGTAAAAACAAAACAATATAATAGTTTTTCAGGAATGTTCCAAGATGTAGATTTAGGTAGAGTTGATGCTTTAATAGAGGATAGTTTAGCATGCCTTATAAATATAAAAAAATCAGGATTAAATTTACAGCTAGCTGGTGAACCTATAGAAGAGATGGAAAATGCGTACCCTTTTGTAAAAAAGGAAGAAAATAAGGATAAAATAGAAAAAGTAAATAAAGCTTTAGATGATATGAAAGAAGATGGAACTTTGAAAAAAATATCTATAAAGTGGTTTGGAGAAAATGTTACAGAGAAAAGCAAAAAATAA
- a CDS encoding TetR/AcrR family transcriptional regulator, with protein MKQKEKNKISRDKILNAAIIEFGTKDYGNASLNNICNDNNISKGLIYHYYKNKDDLFLSCVKYCFDQFVDYIQSEKFDENDFQNIIQKHLDLRYRFFKENIYLRHIFFNAVLQAPMHLKQEIKDIRKNFDNVNISNYRFALSKITLREGITEEEAIEYFWIFQEMFNGYFESKTYENCEFNGLIKEHEIKLEKILNIMLYGIVKED; from the coding sequence ATGAAACAAAAAGAAAAAAATAAAATTAGCAGAGATAAAATATTAAATGCAGCTATTATAGAATTTGGTACTAAAGATTATGGTAATGCATCTTTAAATAACATTTGCAATGATAATAATATTTCAAAAGGTCTTATCTATCACTATTACAAAAATAAGGATGACTTATTTTTAAGTTGCGTAAAGTATTGCTTCGATCAATTTGTAGATTATATTCAAAGTGAGAAGTTTGATGAAAATGATTTTCAAAATATTATTCAAAAACATTTAGATTTAAGATATCGTTTTTTTAAAGAGAATATTTATTTAAGACATATATTTTTTAATGCAGTTTTACAGGCACCTATGCATTTAAAACAAGAAATTAAAGATATAAGAAAGAATTTTGATAATGTTAATATAAGTAATTATCGATTTGCTTTAAGTAAAATAACACTAAGAGAAGGTATAACAGAAGAAGAAGCAATAGAATATTTTTGGATTTTTCAAGAAATGTTCAATGGATATTTTGAAAGCAAAACATATGAGAACTGTGAGTTTAATGGACTAATAAAAGAACATGAAATCAAACTTGAAAAAATATTGAATATTATGCTTTATGGCATTGTAAAGGAGGATTGA
- a CDS encoding cation:proton antiporter — translation MVLLILRLLLAVIVAFFLGKLISKVKLPAILGWLIAGMILGPHAVGLLIGTELVWNKIKKSGKQLIITTLTQSLGTFFVVSVVFAVVFYFTGIPLYLALIFGGIALATAPAPALSVVREFKTDGPVTRTLIPMAALDDMVGVVVFFSTISIISAKISEQKLPIYMILLIVLLPIIIGIGTGVLAGFLLKKENIPKKTIVLLITIILISSGVGFIFDKAILPEPVLNFMLIGMAFSATFANMISKNKLEEIMSAFNPILDISMIIVILNLGTPLDYHLILGAGLFTAIYIISRAVGKYSGAFFGAAITHSPQAVKKYLGLTLLPHSGVSLVFTGIAVSVLKGPAPEYAKIIQGTIAAAAVINEVIAVIVAKKAFEWAGEFHNKYDIEFSQSN, via the coding sequence ATGGTACTCTTAATATTAAGATTATTATTAGCAGTTATAGTTGCTTTTTTCCTAGGTAAATTAATTTCAAAAGTCAAACTACCTGCTATTTTAGGTTGGTTAATTGCAGGTATGATATTAGGTCCCCATGCAGTAGGGCTTTTAATTGGAACAGAACTAGTTTGGAATAAAATTAAAAAATCAGGTAAACAACTTATAATAACAACTTTAACACAATCTCTAGGAACATTTTTTGTAGTTAGTGTAGTATTTGCAGTTGTATTTTACTTTACAGGTATTCCATTATATCTTGCTTTAATTTTTGGAGGTATTGCTCTTGCAACAGCACCAGCACCCGCTTTATCAGTTGTAAGAGAATTTAAAACAGATGGTCCTGTAACTAGGACATTAATTCCTATGGCAGCCCTTGATGATATGGTGGGAGTTGTTGTATTCTTTTCCACTATTTCAATCATATCTGCTAAAATTTCAGAACAAAAGCTTCCTATATATATGATTTTATTAATTGTGCTACTACCAATTATCATTGGAATTGGTACAGGAGTGTTAGCAGGATTTTTACTTAAGAAAGAAAATATACCAAAAAAAACTATAGTGCTTTTAATTACAATTATATTAATATCTTCAGGTGTAGGATTTATATTTGATAAGGCAATTTTACCTGAACCAGTATTAAACTTTATGTTGATTGGAATGGCTTTTTCAGCTACGTTTGCTAATATGATTTCAAAGAATAAATTAGAGGAAATAATGAGTGCATTTAATCCTATTTTGGATATATCAATGATTATAGTAATATTAAATTTAGGCACACCACTTGATTATCATTTAATTTTAGGTGCAGGATTATTTACTGCAATTTATATTATATCAAGAGCAGTAGGAAAGTATAGTGGAGCATTCTTTGGAGCAGCTATTACTCATTCACCACAAGCAGTAAAGAAATATTTAGGACTTACATTATTACCTCATTCAGGAGTATCATTAGTGTTTACAGGAATAGCAGTTTCTGTTTTAAAAGGTCCAGCTCCAGAATACGCAAAAATTATACAGGGTACAATTGCAGCAGCAGCAGTAATAAATGAGGTTATTGCAGTAATTGTTGCTAAAAAGGCTTTTGAATGGGCAGGAGAATTTCATAATAAATATGATATTGAATTTTCCCAAAGTAATTAA
- a CDS encoding NAD(P)H-dependent oxidoreductase, with product MKSLVVFYSLEGHTKSIADIIRKELNCDLLELKPEKEIPKTGIRKFFWGGKSVIFNEKPTLKNQIPNLNEYDAIFIGTPIWAGKYTPAINTFISQNKIKGKNIGFFACHGGGGAKKCFQKLEGILKDNTIIGSIDFIDSEDETERKDKVKHWLANIVLL from the coding sequence ATGAAAAGTTTAGTAGTTTTTTACTCATTAGAAGGACATACTAAATCCATTGCTGATATTATACGAAAAGAATTAAACTGTGATTTACTTGAATTAAAACCGGAAAAAGAAATTCCTAAAACAGGAATTCGAAAGTTCTTTTGGGGTGGCAAGAGTGTAATATTTAATGAAAAACCAACTTTAAAAAATCAAATTCCTAATTTAAATGAATATGATGCAATATTTATCGGAACACCTATTTGGGCTGGAAAGTATACACCAGCTATAAATACTTTTATTTCTCAAAATAAAATAAAGGGAAAAAATATTGGCTTTTTTGCATGTCATGGTGGGGGTGGTGCAAAAAAGTGTTTTCAAAAATTAGAAGGTATCTTAAAAGATAATACTATAATTGGTTCAATTGATTTCATAGATTCAGAGGATGAAACAGAAAGAAAGGATAAGGTAAAACATTGGTTAGCTAATATTGTATTGTTGTAA
- the mnmA gene encoding tRNA 2-thiouridine(34) synthase MnmA, whose amino-acid sequence MKKKVLVGMSGGVDSSVAAYLLKKQGYDVIGVTMQIWQDDEEFVEREGGCCSLSAVADARRVASKIGIPFYVMNFKDAFKRNVIDYFVDEYVEGRTPNPCIACNKFIKFSAFLDKAMAMGIDYVATGHYAIIEKKDDRYIIRKSEDDKKDQTYALYNLTQFQLERTLMPCGQYKKTQIREIAKEIGLRVHNKKDSEEICFIPDNDHGRYIKNRFPNKVREGNFVDKEGNILGIHKGIVYYTIGQRKGLGIAFGKPMYVVDINPFRNEVVLGSLEDLLNTELIAKDINYIPFDTLKEPMEVEAKIRYSQTPSKAVITPIENGKVKVNFYEKQRAITKGQSVVFYKDDLVIGGGVIEK is encoded by the coding sequence TTGAAAAAAAAGGTTTTAGTTGGTATGAGTGGAGGGGTAGATAGTTCTGTAGCAGCTTATCTTTTGAAAAAGCAGGGTTATGATGTTATAGGAGTAACTATGCAAATATGGCAAGATGATGAGGAATTCGTAGAAAGAGAAGGCGGATGTTGCTCTTTAAGTGCAGTAGCAGATGCTAGAAGAGTAGCTAGTAAAATAGGAATACCTTTTTATGTTATGAATTTTAAGGATGCATTTAAAAGAAATGTTATTGATTATTTTGTAGATGAATATGTAGAGGGAAGAACCCCAAATCCCTGTATAGCATGTAATAAGTTCATAAAATTTTCTGCATTTTTAGATAAGGCTATGGCTATGGGAATAGACTATGTAGCCACAGGACATTACGCTATTATAGAAAAAAAAGATGACAGATATATAATAAGAAAATCAGAAGATGATAAAAAAGATCAAACTTATGCACTTTACAACCTTACACAGTTCCAATTAGAAAGAACTTTGATGCCTTGTGGTCAATATAAGAAAACTCAAATTAGAGAAATAGCTAAAGAGATAGGACTTAGAGTTCATAATAAAAAAGATAGTGAAGAAATATGTTTTATACCAGATAATGATCATGGAAGATATATTAAAAACAGATTCCCAAATAAAGTTAGAGAAGGAAACTTTGTGGATAAAGAAGGAAATATTTTAGGTATTCACAAGGGAATCGTATACTATACTATAGGACAAAGAAAGGGTTTAGGTATAGCCTTTGGAAAACCTATGTATGTAGTAGATATAAATCCATTTAGAAATGAAGTAGTTTTAGGAAGTTTAGAAGATCTTCTAAATACAGAACTTATAGCTAAGGACATAAATTATATACCTTTTGATACTTTAAAAGAGCCTATGGAAGTTGAGGCTAAGATAAGATATTCTCAAACTCCTTCAAAAGCAGTAATAACCCCAATAGAAAATGGGAAAGTAAAAGTAAATTTTTATGAAAAGCAAAGAGCTATAACTAAAGGTCAATCTGTAGTTTTCTATAAGGATGACTTAGTGATAGGTGGAGGAGTAATTGAAAAGTAA
- the cysK gene encoding cysteine synthase A, whose product MKKIYKNITELIGNTPLLELAKLKKENKLKANILAKVEYFNPASSVKDRIAFAMVEEAEKEGLINKDTVIIEPTSGNTGVGLAFVAAAKGYKLILTMPETMSMERRLILKAYGAELILTPGKDGMKGAIEKATELSKEYKNSFVPQQFENKFNPAMHKKTTAVEIWNDTEGEVDIFIAGVGTGGTISGVGEYLKEKNKDIKIIAVEPEDSPVLSGGNPGPHKIQGIGAGFVPTTLNIDVLDEVFKVSNEKAFEITRNIAKTEGLLVGISSGAAIYAAMKVAERPENQGKNIVVLLPDTGQRYLSTGVFE is encoded by the coding sequence ATGAAAAAAATATATAAAAATATAACAGAGTTAATAGGAAATACACCATTATTGGAGTTAGCAAAATTAAAGAAGGAAAATAAATTAAAAGCTAATATATTAGCAAAAGTAGAATATTTTAATCCAGCAAGTAGTGTAAAAGATAGAATAGCCTTTGCAATGGTAGAGGAAGCAGAAAAAGAAGGATTAATAAATAAAGATACAGTAATAATAGAACCTACTAGTGGTAATACAGGAGTAGGACTTGCATTTGTAGCAGCAGCAAAAGGTTATAAACTTATATTAACTATGCCAGAAACTATGAGTATGGAAAGAAGACTTATATTGAAAGCTTATGGTGCTGAGTTAATTTTAACACCAGGAAAAGATGGGATGAAAGGTGCCATAGAAAAGGCAACAGAGTTATCAAAAGAATATAAAAATTCCTTTGTTCCACAACAATTTGAAAATAAATTTAATCCAGCAATGCATAAAAAGACTACAGCAGTAGAAATTTGGAATGATACAGAAGGAGAAGTAGATATATTTATAGCAGGTGTAGGTACTGGTGGAACAATCTCAGGAGTAGGAGAATATCTAAAAGAAAAAAATAAAGATATAAAAATAATAGCAGTAGAACCGGAAGATTCACCAGTCTTATCAGGAGGTAATCCAGGTCCACATAAAATTCAAGGAATAGGAGCAGGATTTGTACCGACTACTTTAAATATAGATGTTTTAGATGAAGTATTTAAAGTATCTAATGAAAAAGCTTTTGAAATTACAAGAAATATAGCAAAAACAGAAGGACTTCTAGTAGGAATATCCTCTGGAGCAGCAATATATGCAGCCATGAAAGTAGCTGAAAGACCAGAAAATCAAGGAAAGAATATAGTAGTATTACTTCCAGATACAGGACAAAGATATTTATCAACAGGAGTTTTTGAATAA
- a CDS encoding DUF998 domain-containing protein — MWGSKFNWIILIIGAFLEFIIPYVLTFFYPRYSHSREVLSALGGKNSPVCQYYNLWLIIWGIIMSFTSITFYKTYFKFSNIVSIIGSIIFILFGVGACILSSIFSVEDKRSIESIEGKVHGIGSGVGFIALAFMPLIISKLSYMKGESLLGIIFIIFFIINIIIFTLFIMSEKDRFSNTLIGLSGLWQRLLLVSFYMPLVILAIKNINFS, encoded by the coding sequence ATGTGGGGATCAAAATTCAATTGGATTATATTAATTATAGGAGCATTTTTAGAATTTATAATTCCATATGTATTGACCTTTTTTTATCCAAGATATAGCCATAGTAGAGAAGTTTTGAGTGCACTTGGAGGAAAGAATAGCCCTGTTTGCCAATACTATAACTTGTGGCTTATAATTTGGGGAATTATAATGAGTTTTACATCAATTACTTTTTATAAAACATATTTTAAGTTTTCAAATATAGTATCAATTATAGGATCAATAATATTTATATTATTTGGAGTGGGAGCATGTATATTATCGTCAATATTTAGTGTGGAAGATAAAAGAAGTATAGAATCTATAGAAGGTAAAGTTCATGGAATAGGCTCCGGTGTAGGATTTATTGCGTTAGCATTTATGCCCTTAATAATTAGTAAATTATCATATATGAAAGGTGAAAGCTTATTAGGGATAATTTTTATTATATTTTTTATTATTAATATTATAATTTTTACACTTTTTATTATGAGTGAAAAGGATCGTTTTTCTAACACGCTTATTGGATTAAGTGGATTATGGCAAAGACTATTATTAGTAAGTTTTTATATGCCTTTAGTTATATTAGCAATAAAGAACATAAATTTTTCATAA
- a CDS encoding AbrB/MazE/SpoVT family DNA-binding domain-containing protein, whose amino-acid sequence MSKIKDGKYIFGTVKVGERGQIVIPKEARKKFNINSGDNLIVLGDEKKGIAIAKVDIMKSFAIKFLEEFGMDEDDLKSDEE is encoded by the coding sequence GTGTCAAAAATAAAAGATGGGAAATATATATTTGGTACAGTAAAAGTAGGAGAAAGAGGACAAATCGTTATTCCAAAAGAAGCTAGGAAAAAATTTAATATAAATTCTGGTGATAACCTTATAGTGTTAGGAGATGAAAAAAAGGGCATAGCTATAGCTAAAGTGGATATAATGAAGAGTTTTGCTATAAAATTTTTAGAGGAATTTGGTATGGACGAAGATGATTTAAAGAGTGATGAAGAATAA
- a CDS encoding YdiU family protein → MKERKVIIKTGLNLENSYASLPETFFTRQSPSCVPSPKLAVLNYPLITSLGLNAQVLQSADGVGMLAGNKIPEGSIPIAQAYGGHQFGHFTMLGDGRALLIGEHITPLGERVDIQLKGSGKTQYSRGGDGKAALGPMLREYIISEAMNALGIPTTRSLAVVTTGESIMRETKLPGAILTRIAASHIRVGTFEYVSRWGTVEELKVLADYTLKRHFKEGDNKDNRYLFLLQEVIKRQAELIAKWQLVGFVHGVMNTDNMAISGETIDYGPCAFMDVYDPETVFSSIDIYGRYAYGNQPNIATWNIARFAETLLPLLHIDQNEAIRIAENEVSNFTKLYKRNWLSGMRAKLGIFNQEFEDEYLIEELLSIMNKYGADYTNTFCALTFDNIEDTVLFDKIEFDKWHKLWTERLTRQEESKLSSKQLMKNSNPAVIPRNHRVEEALEAAVKEGDYSVMKKLLDVLSKPYDHSKDQDHYSRLPEPSTCPYKTYCGT, encoded by the coding sequence ATGAAAGAAAGAAAAGTAATAATAAAAACAGGCTTGAATTTAGAAAATAGCTATGCTAGCCTTCCAGAAACATTTTTTACTAGACAAAGCCCAAGCTGTGTACCCTCACCTAAATTAGCTGTATTGAATTATCCGTTGATAACATCCTTAGGACTAAATGCCCAAGTACTACAAAGTGCTGATGGAGTAGGTATGCTTGCAGGAAACAAGATTCCAGAAGGATCTATACCTATTGCTCAAGCATATGGAGGACATCAGTTTGGGCATTTTACCATGCTGGGTGATGGAAGAGCTCTGCTAATAGGGGAACATATCACTCCACTAGGTGAGAGAGTTGATATTCAGCTTAAGGGTTCAGGCAAAACTCAATATTCACGAGGAGGAGATGGGAAAGCAGCACTAGGTCCAATGTTAAGAGAATATATTATAAGTGAGGCAATGAATGCATTGGGAATTCCAACCACACGTAGTCTAGCAGTGGTTACAACAGGTGAGTCAATAATGCGGGAAACTAAGTTACCCGGTGCAATATTAACTCGCATAGCTGCTAGTCATATACGTGTTGGTACCTTTGAATACGTTTCAAGATGGGGGACAGTTGAAGAGCTTAAAGTTCTAGCTGATTATACTTTGAAAAGACATTTTAAAGAAGGGGATAATAAAGATAATCGCTATCTTTTCTTACTTCAGGAGGTAATCAAGAGACAGGCTGAACTTATTGCAAAATGGCAACTAGTTGGTTTTGTTCATGGGGTAATGAATACTGATAACATGGCAATTAGTGGAGAAACAATTGATTATGGTCCTTGTGCATTCATGGATGTATATGATCCTGAAACTGTATTTAGTTCTATTGATATTTATGGTAGATATGCTTATGGTAATCAACCTAATATTGCTACATGGAATATTGCAAGATTTGCTGAAACCCTGTTACCACTGTTGCATATTGATCAAAATGAAGCTATAAGGATAGCAGAGAACGAGGTTTCAAATTTTACCAAGTTATATAAGCGTAATTGGCTTTCTGGAATGAGGGCAAAACTTGGGATATTTAATCAAGAGTTTGAGGATGAATATCTAATTGAAGAGCTTCTAAGCATAATGAATAAGTATGGTGCAGATTATACTAATACCTTCTGTGCACTGACTTTTGATAATATAGAGGATACGGTACTATTTGATAAAATAGAATTTGATAAGTGGCATAAGCTATGGACGGAGAGATTAACAAGACAAGAAGAATCAAAGCTCTCTTCAAAACAGCTTATGAAAAATAGTAATCCAGCAGTAATCCCACGTAATCACAGGGTAGAAGAAGCACTAGAGGCTGCGGTGAAAGAAGGAGATTATAGTGTGATGAAGAAACTTTTAGATGTCCTTTCAAAACCTTATGATCACTCTAAAGACCAGGATCATTACTCTAGATTGCCTGAACCATCAACTTGTCCGTATAAAACATATTGTGGGACCTAA
- the larE gene encoding ATP-dependent sacrificial sulfur transferase LarE produces MNHKYNNLIKYLKELGSVAVAFSGGVDSTLLLKAAKEALGDKAISITVVSPYIPKWEIEEAKELANNIGIKSYFLEVPMLEEIRFNPEDRCYICKKGVFTKIKELAKEKGVKYIVDGTNLDDTKDYRPGMRALKELDVKSPLLENSINKEEIRILSKELGLETWNKPAYACLLSRIPYNQEIKEEDLSRIEKAEVYMMELGFRAVRVRSHGDLARIEVPQKERTKIFNEINLDNISKKFKELGFKYVTVDAEGYKMGSLNASINKN; encoded by the coding sequence ATGAATCATAAATATAATAATCTTATTAAATATTTAAAAGAGCTAGGGAGTGTAGCAGTAGCTTTTTCAGGGGGTGTAGATAGTACATTATTATTAAAAGCAGCTAAGGAAGCTTTAGGTGATAAAGCTATTTCTATTACAGTAGTATCCCCTTATATTCCAAAGTGGGAAATAGAAGAAGCTAAAGAATTAGCAAATAATATAGGAATAAAATCATATTTTTTAGAAGTGCCAATGCTTGAAGAAATAAGATTTAATCCAGAAGATAGGTGCTATATATGTAAAAAAGGTGTATTTACTAAAATAAAAGAATTAGCAAAAGAAAAAGGTGTTAAATACATAGTAGATGGAACTAATTTAGATGATACAAAAGATTATAGACCAGGTATGAGAGCATTAAAAGAGTTAGATGTTAAAAGTCCTCTTTTAGAAAACTCCATTAATAAAGAAGAAATAAGAATTCTATCTAAGGAATTAGGGCTTGAAACTTGGAATAAACCAGCCTATGCCTGTCTTTTATCTAGAATACCTTATAATCAAGAAATAAAAGAAGAAGATTTATCTAGAATAGAAAAGGCAGAAGTGTACATGATGGAATTAGGATTTAGAGCAGTAAGAGTAAGAAGTCATGGAGATTTAGCTCGAATAGAAGTACCTCAAAAGGAAAGGACTAAAATATTTAACGAGATTAATTTAGATAATATATCAAAAAAATTTAAAGAATTAGGATTTAAATATGTTACTGTAGATGCGGAAGGATATAAAATGGGAAGTTTAAATGCTTCAATAAATAAAAATTAA
- a CDS encoding cysteine desulfurase — protein MENKIYMDHAATTYIKKDVLDAMIPYLTEYYANPSAIYNMSNTLKIAIDEAKEEIADFIGGDPEEIFFTSGGTEGDNWAIKGIAYGNESKGRHIITSSIEHPAVLNSCKYLEQKGFEITFLPVDKSGRIDLKKLEKSIREDTRLVSIMTANNEIGTIQDIKSIGEICKNHKVLFHTDAVQALGQTYINVKEMNIDLMTITAHKIYGPKGIGALYIKKGTRIDNLLHGGNQERGKRAGTENPAAIVGFQKAISLLKEKGQEDNERIEKLRDKFIKGLLQIEGTKINGALGRDRLKGNINVSFKNIDGDLLLMLLDNEGICASAGSACSAGATYASHVLLDLGLDEKLSKRTIRFTLGAKNTEEEVEFVLEKLKKIVN, from the coding sequence ATGGAAAATAAGATATATATGGATCATGCAGCAACTACTTATATAAAAAAAGATGTGTTAGATGCTATGATTCCTTACTTAACTGAATATTATGCTAATCCTTCTGCTATATACAATATGTCCAATACTTTAAAGATTGCTATAGATGAAGCTAAAGAGGAGATTGCAGATTTTATAGGAGGAGACCCAGAAGAAATATTTTTCACATCTGGTGGTACAGAAGGGGATAATTGGGCTATAAAAGGTATAGCTTATGGGAATGAGTCAAAAGGAAGACATATAATAACGTCTTCTATAGAGCACCCAGCAGTTTTAAATAGTTGTAAGTATTTAGAACAAAAGGGGTTTGAAATAACATTTTTGCCAGTGGATAAAAGTGGAAGAATAGATTTGAAAAAATTAGAAAAAAGCATAAGAGAAGATACTAGACTAGTTTCTATTATGACTGCCAATAATGAAATAGGAACTATACAAGATATAAAGTCTATAGGAGAAATTTGTAAAAATCATAAGGTTTTATTTCACACAGATGCAGTTCAAGCCTTAGGGCAAACATATATAAATGTGAAAGAAATGAATATAGATTTAATGACTATAACTGCACATAAAATATATGGACCTAAAGGTATTGGAGCATTATATATAAAAAAAGGAACACGAATTGATAATCTTTTACATGGTGGTAATCAAGAAAGAGGAAAAAGAGCAGGAACAGAAAATCCAGCAGCTATAGTTGGTTTTCAAAAAGCTATTTCTCTATTAAAGGAAAAGGGTCAAGAAGACAATGAAAGAATAGAAAAACTTAGAGACAAATTTATAAAGGGACTTTTGCAAATAGAAGGAACTAAGATAAATGGTGCTCTAGGAAGGGATAGGCTAAAAGGAAATATAAATGTAAGCTTTAAAAATATAGATGGTGATCTTTTACTTATGCTTTTGGATAATGAAGGAATATGTGCTTCAGCAGGAAGTGCCTGTTCAGCAGGAGCAACCTATGCATCACATGTGCTTTTAGATTTAGGACTAGATGAGAAACTTTCAAAAAGAACTATAAGATTTACTCTAGGAGCTAAAAATACAGAGGAAGAAGTAGAGTTTGTATTAGAAAAATTAAAAAAAATAGTGAATTAG
- a CDS encoding amino acid ABC transporter permease, protein MKIFDEKYLVQSFLVLLKYVHITLSIAVLSMIIAVLLGVILAVIRMYKVKVLHRISEVYISFFRGTPILIQLFLFYYGMPQIIPAFKEIPAYMAVVIALSMNGSAYMAEIIRGAIMSIDKGQMEASLSLGMTEFQAMQRIILPQATRVAIPSLGNSFIDLLKSSSLAFTVGVAEILSKAQMNAASSYRFFENYLAVALIYWLIVEVFNFMQKILERKIGKAY, encoded by the coding sequence GTGAAAATTTTTGATGAAAAATATTTAGTACAATCATTCTTAGTTCTTTTAAAATATGTCCATATAACTTTGTCTATAGCTGTTTTATCTATGATTATAGCTGTTTTATTAGGAGTTATATTGGCAGTAATAAGGATGTATAAAGTTAAAGTTTTGCATAGGATAAGTGAGGTTTATATATCTTTTTTTAGGGGAACTCCTATTTTAATACAACTTTTTCTTTTTTACTATGGTATGCCTCAAATCATTCCAGCCTTTAAAGAAATACCTGCCTATATGGCAGTAGTTATTGCTTTGAGTATGAATGGTTCGGCTTATATGGCAGAGATAATAAGAGGTGCAATAATGTCTATAGATAAAGGCCAAATGGAAGCTTCATTATCTTTAGGAATGACCGAATTTCAGGCTATGCAAAGAATAATTTTACCTCAAGCTACTAGAGTTGCCATACCTTCTTTAGGAAATAGTTTTATTGATCTTTTAAAAAGTTCATCTTTAGCATTTACTGTTGGAGTTGCAGAAATATTATCTAAAGCACAGATGAATGCGGCATCTAGTTATAGATTCTTTGAAAATTATTTAGCGGTAGCTTTAATATATTGGCTAATAGTAGAAGTATTTAATTTCATGCAAAAAATATTAGAAAGAAAAATAGGAAAAGCTTATTAA
- a CDS encoding Rrf2 family transcriptional regulator, whose protein sequence is MKISTKGKYGIKAIIDLAINSTEEAVTLKSISERQNISEGYLEQIFSLLRKNNLIKGIKGAQGGYILEKESAHITAGEILRALEGDLSVVEFNDNYLNNRMEKSIKTNLWDRINENIERVVDSITLEDLVEAYKKSDNENIMYYI, encoded by the coding sequence ATGAAAATATCAACAAAGGGAAAGTATGGTATAAAGGCAATAATAGATTTAGCCATAAATTCTACAGAAGAAGCAGTTACTTTAAAAAGTATTTCTGAAAGACAAAATATATCTGAAGGATATTTAGAACAAATATTTTCTTTATTAAGAAAAAATAATTTAATAAAAGGAATAAAAGGGGCTCAAGGAGGTTATATATTAGAAAAAGAATCAGCACATATAACTGCAGGTGAAATACTAAGAGCTTTAGAAGGAGATTTATCCGTAGTAGAATTTAATGATAATTATTTGAACAATAGAATGGAAAAGTCTATTAAGACAAATTTATGGGATAGAATTAATGAAAATATAGAAAGAGTAGTAGATTCTATAACTTTAGAAGATTTAGTAGAGGCATACAAAAAATCAGACAATGAAAATATAATGTACTACATATAA